Part of the Mytilus trossulus isolate FHL-02 chromosome 2, PNRI_Mtr1.1.1.hap1, whole genome shotgun sequence genome is shown below.
TTTGGTTTGCAAAGTATAGAGCTAAATCTGTGGCAAGAATATTGTGTCGAATTTGTTCTAACATTTCTTTGTAATCATCTGCGGTCATGAAAGAGAATATATCTGTACCTTCTGTTTGAAGAATGGTAACCGTTTGTCTGTAATGGTGTTGCTCCATAACTGAGGTAGAATACAAATTAGCCAACGGAAGGTGAAGCTTCTGAAAGAAAGCGTTGTTATAACCACGATGGTCAATATCGTGACAAAGACCAGAAATTGTAAATGCCATTTTATCGAATCGGGAAAATGTTTCGTCATCATTGACCATGCACCATAAGCTGTGGAAGACATGGAACCCGTGTTGCCAGTTATGGTATGTTACCGGTCGGTAATTCTTTCTCACTGTCAATGTGAATCGACAGAGTTTTTCCAACTCAAAGCTATCTGTTCCAAACATATCCTGGAGAAGATAAATCACATATTTAGGCAAGTATTCATCGTATGCATAACAGCAAAAGTCATAAAACTTCAGTAGCTCCGGAACTTCGTCCTCAttcggtatgggcttttcttTGAAATGATCTACCTCGTCTTGTGGTGTTCTGGTATGGTATTGAAGCACCTCCATCGCCACTTTATgttgtgtttgttgttgtttcacCATGTTGAACAGGTTGGAAAAGTGTAAGGCCAAGGCACAATAAACGGCAAACAATTTAAACGCATTCTCGTCTGCATTCGTGAAGCATTCGGCATCAAGGCGATTTATAAGCTGCACCACACCCACCACTTTTTGTTTTCCTATAATTGGCATGCACAGAATACTCCGGGTTTTATATCCGGTCATTTTATCTACAGCTTGATTGAAGCGGTCATCTTCATAGGCGTCGTAGATGTTCACAACCTggcaaaataagttaaaaatcaTCTATAATCTATGGATGTTTCATGTATTTTATACccttaaaaaaaactgaaatgtaaagttttaaaactgttGAAAGGACAGGAAATTTACTGAATTGTTAAGTCAAATTATACTAGGTTAGGAAACCAGTCTCATTCCATTGTACCCCTATCCACAATACCAAAAGAACTCAGATAACCCCTGGTGGTTTTCTTAATGGAATTTGGTGAATTTTAAGAAACCACACGAGTAAAAAgactgaaaatacaaaaaaaatacatattatttaaCCTTTTGTGCTCTTATATTGATCCccatttaaaatatgtatgatgGATAAACACTGATCATTACTCGTATGAATTAGGATTAATCGTCAGTTTATAAAATTGGCAACATAATATTCAAAAACTTCTTtctatatttattcaaaatttggtcATGGCCCGTTGCGCTAccatatttaaagattttaactgCAAATGTTATCATCTTTTCTGTTATGCGACTTTTAAGGAGTTTTTATCACCTAGGATATCACCAGAATCAAAAGTTTCTTCGGTATGTTCCATCCATCAAAATCATTAGTCGGTGAGCTTTACATATGATTTTATCTTGGGGAATCACTTTAAATATGGTTTTAATAGCAATTTATTCAACAAACTATGTAGTAtgctttaaaatttgaaatataggATGTTGAATATGGCAAGCCGTTctcgtcaaaactatgtttaaacccttttttcgaaaaaaatacacactgagatttaaaaacctaaaataaCACATTGAGAAATcgaaattacacactgagatttaaaaaaataaaaaacacacactgagaattcaaaattacacactgagattttaaaaagacacactgagatgaaataaattgaaaaacacacactcagaattcaaaattacacactgagatttcaaaaatacacactgagattaatatgcaaattactaatgaatattcatgagatgAATGATTCAACAGATTAATATCTTGATCTCAAGAACTCTTGTCATTATAATGAAATGCGATTCCTTCAACCAACATTCGTAATAAATTTCAAGACTTAACATCGCTCATATTCACAAGTTTGTTGCCTATAATTCAGATCATTACTACCAGTGTATcgggatgattttttttaacttaaaaccGTGGGTCCCTTTTCAAAAGTCTTCCAACTGTTTCCCTGGTTTCGCTAGttaatctttttatatttttgttacgtTGATATGCTATAATAGACACTTGGGTAAAAATTTCACTGCATTCTTATGCAGATTGTTCcaatgttttcttataattttaataaagtttttcaccatttggttatattttgtaataagagTATTAAGTGGGTATTTTTCTTGTTgtatttctaaagttttttttattaataatttggaACCAAATCGAAGGACTAACGAGTTCTGTCCCCTTGTTGTTTTAAGCTTGTAATAGATTCAGATCAAGTATGCTAATTAGATATGTGCGCATAAAAAGTGCGCacaaatctcagtgtgtaattttaaattctcagtgtgtaatttcaaattctcagtgtgttttttcagtttatttgttCTCAGTGTGTCTTTttgaaatctcagtgtgtaattttcaattctcattgtgcgtttttcatttttgtaatctcagtgcgtctttatgaaatctcagtgtgtaatttttaattctcagtgtgtaattttcaattctcagtgtgtaattttcaattctcagtgtgcgttttgaagtttttaaatctcagtgtgctttgttgtaattctcagtgtgtaaatttttcgaaaaatggtttaaacatagttttgacgagAACGGCTTGCCATAGTTGAATCGTTCTTGATAAAGTTACTTGTAGTTTGGGACACAATGTCTATTTTTAAATCAGTAAAGTTATCTTTGTTCAAAAAATATTACGTAACGTCATTTTCATCCAATGGAATATTTTCAACAAGCTCTCACTTCTTTTatccttatacatgtataaaatacatgtagtatgattgccaatgagacaactatgtCACTCTACATACTTATGGGATAGTTTACACGCATCAGCACTCAAATCTAACGGCGCACAAACCAAAGATCTAATTATAATGTGAACGcatagaaatatattaaaaggtggtaattagttaaaacaaaaacgtTTGCATTCAAAATGCCAAATTTCAAGTTGAGAGCGAAactattgaatctgaatctgcaatgtgaataaaataaagattttcaGTGGGTATCGTGATAGTGCCTCTGCtcattaataactttttttatgtaaaaagttGCAACGACTAAAGTGGATATAGTTATAGCGAACGATAACACTTTTAATTTGGAAAGAGAAAGAGGTGTGGGGAGGGGGATGATATTTTCTCGAAATTAATGTTTGATTTAAGTTTAAGCTTATCAattttaactcatcagatgaatTATTGATATACTGGTATGACCCACCTTTCCAGTTCTAGCGACATAACCGGCTATTCCTAAGTCCTTGTGAAATCTTATCTGTGACTTTTTGTTGAACATTGGCTGGCCGTTTTCATCTATTTCACCTTCATCGAAATAGTCAGCATAAAGTTCTTGTTTTTCTTCGTCGACAAGAAACATTGAAATTCGATCAGCGTTTACAAGTTGTTTTGTAAATGTCATAATTTTCTGTACCACGGTATCAACACAGttcatttcatcaaatatttcgCGAGATGTTTCAAGTAGAAAGTCATTCAGTTTGCTTTGTGCATTCAAAGTTCTTTTCATATCAGATTCGTGCAAGCATGCAGTCATCCATGACACTAAAGCATGCGCCGTTTGCAAATCACCCTTTGCGAACGAAAACTTGGATTGTTCTCTTGTGACTTCGAGTACACCTATAATATCATCTGATGGCAAAATAACTGGAATACAGATTACACTTCCGACTGAGTATCCAACAGGGCCAATTCCTTTtggaaatctaaaaaaaatcagataattAATGAATATTCATCAATACTATATTTTATTCGGACGAGGACGAGGACATGTATGGTTAGCACCAGTGAGCCAGCAACCTAAAACAATAGACATatgaatatcattattttacaatgactgtcttttgatgagatataatatataaatatatataatatacgtACATTGTCGGAATATGGATATTGAATTCATTTGCAATAGCTTTAGAAACAGGACGAAAACTCGCGAGGTTTGCGTAACTTTTCGCCTGTTTCGTCGATAgtacatatattgtttaatcCTGTAATTTATACTCGGCACTTTAAGGTTTAGTTATTTAAATCCAAAATAGGTGCCTGaattttcaaagaaatcgaCAAACGCAGTCTGCGAAAGGAACCCCAAAATGAACTGTTATCAAAAAGAAATGTTCATATTACCGTTTGCTCAACATGAAAAGTACAGGAAACTTTAGTACAAATTACAAGTAAGGCAAAActtaatgtgtatatatatacatatatgttgtTTGAACCAAACAAAAATGCATCGTAATGTTTTCAGCAATATGTCTATACAAAATAGTACCACGTTTAAATAATGATGATACATTCGTCTTCGATGTCTAGTCACAAATATTATAAGCATAGTAGAATCGGGACATAACAATGAGTATGAACCCTGCTTTGTGCTAAATAGATACACTTAGCTGAATAATCAACACAGAGCTCAAAAGTTAAGAAAAGACACATTAACACGTCTTTGCTCGTACACCTAATGCTACTCATATTTAATGTCTTTGCGTCTTACTAAGCAAAAGATAGTCCCAACGACCCCGACCTATTCCAGATTAGTTCATTATAACATTGGACGATTTGTCTCATTGTGGTTTATAGAGGAAGCTAGCATTTTCTGTTGTCAGATCCTATCATTACCAAactgttgatttatattttgtatgtgaATAAACAGATATGTGTGGTTTACGTTTAAGGTTAATTTGGTTTCCTGAATAATTAGTGTATTGCGATATCGTACCTGTAATCACAGATTAAAGTAAAAGCTTATAGAATTGGATGCTTTTTGAAAGCATTGTATTTAAACCACACACAAAACGATTTCAATATCAACAGATAAGTTGTATGCGTAAAACCCATTTATATTTAGTCATTTGCTTACGTATACAATGAAAACTTGTAAATTACTACTCTTATGACAAATTGATGGGCCATTAGgatatcattataatattaaatCGGATTAACCTTGtccaatattttttcatgtgaTACTTGTATGcgataaatattttgtattaatgaATTTTGATCAAACATGAAgcgtatatatttttcaaaatgaaatttttaaaatgtaattctAAAACACTTTGGATGAATATATTAAAGAGACTTGTACGTTTTCAGTACACTAACAATAGTTTTCctttcatacaaaaaaataacggCTGCACTTTACAAAATGTCAACATATTTTACTTGGCAATTGAATGGGAATATAAGATGTTCTTAAAACTCGATGTGATACTAAAACGTTTGTCAATTCATAATATCAATTTAGACAAAGTCACCATGACAAATCGACAGAAACATTATTCGCCTTATTGTCACATTAACAGTAACAAATATTCGCCGTATTATTAGTATTAAGTATTAACAGTAACATATTTTCGTCGTTTAATCAGTATTAGCACTTTCAGTATAATATTTTCGCCGTATTATCAGtattaacagaaataaatagtaatatttaaagtttgatttatAAGACCATATTAAACTGGCTTTATAATTAACAAATTATCTAGAACTTCAGattattttttctctattcgacacattca
Proteins encoded:
- the LOC134706422 gene encoding cAMP and cAMP-inhibited cGMP 3',5'-cyclic phosphodiesterase 10A-like encodes the protein MLKWAYHEAEELRIIEDIMSCNNHTLCRLGVYTPLPGQDSKDRWRNRHIPPDITELDVKNFLIKNPDVFEEYVIESVPIDVLQNLIQAKQDKPEKGIHLECATIPLQQRYCLDSVKDISSQLIDIVEDHEIYAELSEMVLIVARAVHASHTTVYIPTHQNHELCILRDGKLTPYGPSGLKTTVSAHAVIERKSLLVEDIQFDPRFPKGIGPVGYSVGSVICIPVILPSDDIIGVLEVTREQSKFSFAKGDLQTAHALVSWMTACLHESDMKRTLNAQSKLNDFLLETSREIFDEMNCVDTVVQKIMTFTKQLVNADRISMFLVDEEKQELYADYFDEGEIDENGQPMFNKKSQIRFHKDLGIAGYVARTGKVVNIYDAYEDDRFNQAVDKMTGYKTRSILCMPIIGKQKVVGVVQLINRLDAECFTNADENAFKLFAVYCALALHFSNLFNMVKQQQTQHKVAMEVLQYHTRTPQDEVDHFKEKPIPNEDEVPELLKFYDFCCYAYDEYLPKYVIYLLQDMFGTDSFELEKLCRFTLTVRKNYRPVTYHNWQHGFHVFHSLWCMVNDDETFSRFDKMAFTISGLCHDIDHRGYNNAFFQKLHLPLANLYSTSVMEQHHYRQTVTILQTEGTDIFSFMTADDYKEMLEQIRHNILATDLALYFANQKTLSGYIKDGSFDIEIPHMRTHAKALMMTGADLCACAKPWATQQETTKNLYDEFYFQGDEEKRHGLTPIPMMDRNKFDELPKQQIGFIDFICRPLYQTLCDILPRTMPLLAGVDENRSHWAELAEQEATSFSKMGVSSKNE